The window ACGGCGTTTACGGCGGCAAACCGCACAAGGAGGCGCAGTGGGAAAAATGGTCTACCAGCTATCGCTACTGGATGGCGTCAACACTGGCAGCCATCGTTTTGAGCAAAACATCTTTATTTGATGTTATCCGTATTCCCTATTCCGGCAATAAAAACATCTCGGAAACAGGGTACAAACTCATGCCCAGTGCGCAACTACTTCAATGGGTAGGAAACGCCGATGCAGTTCTTGGGCTTAAAGGAGGCTTTTATTTGCCTTTGCCGATCCCTCCAAGACACTGGACAAACACGCAAAACGGCGGCTACTGGACGGTCTACGGCGGTCAACTCCCACTCGTCAAAAACCGCAATGAAGCGTATCAGGAAGAAATTCTCAACCAGCCGGAACAGTTCGCCACCGTCTTTGAGGCCGTCAACGCCGCCCAAGACACAGCGTGGCGTATCAACCAGCGCGTCTACACCGTTTTAACCGAACTCGTACACGAAGGAAAAGCTGTTGCAGGACTGCCGAGCGCTGACAAACTCCCCCTGCCGAACTGCCCTAAATGCGGCGCGAAAATCGTCGAAGGCGTCAAACATGAATGCCTGCAAAGCCCGGAAGTACTCGACAGTTGGAAGGGCCTTGCACGAGCCGTATATCGAAAAAACGCCAAGGCCATAGGCCAGAGGCTCCGCCTCGGCATGTCGATGGAAATCGCCGCACTGCTTCTAAACGACGAACGATTCTATTACGTATATCAAACCGATTTCAGAGGCCGCCTTTACCCGGTCGGCAATTTAACGCCTCAAGGGACTGACTGGGAAAAAGGCATCTTGGAATTTGCGGACGGCGTCCCATTGGGCGCACACGGCGCAAAATGGCTCGCTGTCCACGTCGCTAACTGTTGGGGCAACGACAAAGTAGATTACGACGAGCGCGTTCAATGGGCGAAAGACAACACGCAGTGGATTCGCGACTGTGCCAACGAACCCCTGATCCACAGAGAGTGGACCGAAGCCGATTCTCCGTTCATGTTCCTCGCCGCCTGCATCGAGTGGGACGGCTATTGCAGGGAAGGCGACGGTTACCTGTCCCATACCCCTGTCGGCCTCGACGGCAGCTGTTCAGGAATCCAACACTATTCAGCTATGCTCCGCGACGAAGTGGGCGCAATCGCGACAAACGTCAAATGCCTCCCCAATCAACATAAAAAGTCCGACATCTACGGCCTTGTCGCCGAAGAGGCCGTCAAACAATTCCGGGAAGACGCAACGGGGGCCGACGCAGACAAGGCCAAGTACGCCATGTTCCTTCTCGCCCATAACTTAATGGACCGAAAGATCACCAAACGCGCTGTCATGACACTCCCTTACGGTTCGACGTTTCAGACCGCCCGCGAGTACGTCTGCGAAGCTCTCAGCGAACGCACGGAAATCGAACAATATGACACCAAAGAAGTAAAAAGCCTGCTTATGTACGCGGCGACGACCGTTTGGCATGCTATCCCCAAAGTCGTAAAAGGCGCGCGGGAAGGCATGAAGTTCCTCAAGACCGTCGCCAACCTCGTTGCGAAAGCCAGCACCCCCGTCGCATGGGTAGCGCCGAGCGGTTTCGTCGTGCAGCAAAGTTACTATTTGACCGACATGAAGCGCATCAAGACACGGCTCCAAGGCAGCATCATCGTCAAAAACAAAATGCCATGTTGGGTAGCTTCGGGAGGTGCGGTTCTGTTGAAGGACAGCCACGATAGCCCTTACATCAACAAAGCCAAGCAGGTATCGGGGATTGCGCCAAATTTCATCCATTCTCTTGACGCTTCGCACCTGATGTTTTCTGTTTGCGCAGCTAAAAAATCCAGAATAACTTCTTTCGCTTTAGTTCACGACAGCCTTGGTGTTCATGCCGGTAAAACCGAAGAATTTGCTCAGATTCTCCGTGAACAATTCTGGCAATTATACACAAAACACAAACCTCTGGAAGATTTTGTCGAGCATATTAAACCATTGTTAATTTCTGGTGATGAGCGCAAACTCCCCAAAATACCGATGATTAACACATTTTGTCCCGACGATATTTTGAAAGCCAAGTTTCTGTTTTCGTAATCGCATATATAGTGCACCTTTTGCAAATGGCAAAGTTATTTTGACCAAAACACCGCCGTTCCTGAAAAAGGTGCACTAGTGAGAGAAGCAGTTTCACGAACGGACTTTGGAAAATGGTTTCCAAAGTGCTGCTTAAATTCTCATCTTCCTCGCCTGCAACCTTGCGTTACGAATTGGGGGGCCGTAATGCACGAGACGGGGAAGACGCCCGTGGGGGGTAGGGGGGGGCAATAACTTATATCTTAATAATTCAACAGGAATTACTAAGAATGAGTTAAAGCTCTTTCAATATTACCTATTTCTCCGACAAAAACCGTCTACTCGGATCGCTACCGCGATCCTCGTAACCAGACGGTTTTTGTAAAACCCTTGGTAACGACACCTTGGAGGTTATAAACCTAGGTATAAATTAAACCGTCTTAAACAATAACTTAACGGTTCATCGATAACGAAGATTGTTTAAGGATTGGTTTAATTATATTTAACATATCTCATTGTGTTGGGGGTGATGAAGTGATTCCGGTTCCCGTCGATCTTTATGCAAAATGTGCCAATGCGTCGATGCACAATGTGTCCTTAACGGTCATGCAGATTTTGAACAATATCCAAGACCTGTCGCATGACACGCAGTTGATGTCGTCGTGCGCCCTCTTCCTGTGTCTGGCCGAGCGCTATTCTATCCGGCCAACGGAGTTGATGAACCTCGCGTCGAATCTCATCAAAAAAGCAGGCGGTTATCCCAAGGCGACATTCGAAGCCTTGAAAGCGTATATGAAAAACGAATTGGAGGATTGACAACAGTGTTGAAAGAAAAAGTGGACAAGAACGGATTCAAACGGTTGGTCGGTACGACTCCCGCGGGCAAGGCGTTGTTTTGTCGCGTGTTCGAACCGGATTATCAGTTCGACGAGCGTGGCGATTACTCCGCGACAATTCTGCTATCGAAGGACAACCCCGAGGTCGCCGAACTGGAACGGCAGTTCGAAGCCCTGATGGCCGAAGCGGAAGCCATGGCGCAAGAGAACGCCGCCAAGAACAAAAACCCGAGAAAGCGCAATGAACTCCCGCCCCGTAAAGACGAGAACCACGGCGACTGGTTCGACAAGAACGGCGAGCCTACCGGCGAATACGCCATCCGGGCGAAAGCGAAAGCTTCCGGCACCAGCAAACAGGGCAAAGACTGGACATTCAGCCCGTTCGTCTGCGACGCGCAGGGCGTGCCTTTCCCCGAAGAGCCCAAGCGCCTTATCGGCAACGGCTCG of the Pyramidobacter piscolens W5455 genome contains:
- a CDS encoding DUF2815 family protein, which gives rise to MLKEKVDKNGFKRLVGTTPAGKALFCRVFEPDYQFDERGDYSATILLSKDNPEVAELERQFEALMAEAEAMAQENAAKNKNPRKRNELPPRKDENHGDWFDKNGEPTGEYAIRAKAKASGTSKQGKDWTFSPFVCDAQGVPFPEEPKRLIGNGSTIKLAVTAFPYASPIGYGISIRLDALQVLDLVEYNKRDAKTYGFGEEEGYSVASADEHDETAQFADEDKYEGTTAQPVSYRERASQETGDF
- a CDS encoding DNA-directed RNA polymerase, which codes for MNTHNEFLSLQLPDEYEKVLEREKTIRNQHIADIEDNSRKAFEDGVWSKHKPLRSLMASTLPFITDCARAVANNLKNTDGKATPHKNHILKFSKEDIDAYCYIALTVMLDESTKGRSLTHVYAAIASACEEEARINFWQKAAPRFFTAVVNRQKENTSDPLWIKLGLSVAMNRYANGVYGGKPHKEAQWEKWSTSYRYWMASTLAAIVLSKTSLFDVIRIPYSGNKNISETGYKLMPSAQLLQWVGNADAVLGLKGGFYLPLPIPPRHWTNTQNGGYWTVYGGQLPLVKNRNEAYQEEILNQPEQFATVFEAVNAAQDTAWRINQRVYTVLTELVHEGKAVAGLPSADKLPLPNCPKCGAKIVEGVKHECLQSPEVLDSWKGLARAVYRKNAKAIGQRLRLGMSMEIAALLLNDERFYYVYQTDFRGRLYPVGNLTPQGTDWEKGILEFADGVPLGAHGAKWLAVHVANCWGNDKVDYDERVQWAKDNTQWIRDCANEPLIHREWTEADSPFMFLAACIEWDGYCREGDGYLSHTPVGLDGSCSGIQHYSAMLRDEVGAIATNVKCLPNQHKKSDIYGLVAEEAVKQFREDATGADADKAKYAMFLLAHNLMDRKITKRAVMTLPYGSTFQTAREYVCEALSERTEIEQYDTKEVKSLLMYAATTVWHAIPKVVKGAREGMKFLKTVANLVAKASTPVAWVAPSGFVVQQSYYLTDMKRIKTRLQGSIIVKNKMPCWVASGGAVLLKDSHDSPYINKAKQVSGIAPNFIHSLDASHLMFSVCAAKKSRITSFALVHDSLGVHAGKTEEFAQILREQFWQLYTKHKPLEDFVEHIKPLLISGDERKLPKIPMINTFCPDDILKAKFLFS